In the genome of Ananas comosus cultivar F153 linkage group 11, ASM154086v1, whole genome shotgun sequence, one region contains:
- the LOC109717068 gene encoding protein DOG1-like 3, with protein sequence MDSDPDAGRYFAAWFGELRSLRRDLRSARFDPDRARLAPLVDRALAHYDAYYRARSELARSDPVGAFTTPWATPVERGVAFWVAGFRPTTFVQLLYTESGRRFEARLEDFLLGAGARSGDLGDLSPVRVDRIDELHRRTVREEDEIGEEMDRIQEGEGLDVEGSVDRIERVMGRADALRMRTLGGLVGLLNPVQAAELLVALADLEIGLREYGLEHEHEHERVPDEC encoded by the coding sequence ATGGACTCAGACCCGGACGCGGGGCGGTACTTCGCGGCGTGGTTCGGGGAACTGCGTTCCCTGCGCCGCGATCTCCGCTCGGCCCGGTTCGATCCGGACCGGGCCCGGCTCGCTCCGCTGGTCGACCGGGCGCTGGCCCACTACGACGCCTACTACCGGGCCCGGTCCGAGCTCGCCCGGTCCGACCCGGTCGGGGCCTTCACCACCCCCTGGGCCACCCCGGTCGAGCGCGGGGTCGCGTTCTGGGTCGCCGGGTTCCGCCCCACCACGTTCGTCCAGCTCCTCTACACCGAGTCGGGCCGCCGGTTCGAGGCCCGGCTCGAGGACTTCCTCCTCGGGGCCGGGGCCCGGTCCGGGGACCTGGGCGACCTGAGCCCGGTTCGAGTGGACCGGATCGACGAGTTGCACCGGAGAACGGTTCGGGAGGAGGACGAGATCGGGGAGGAGATGGACCGGATTCAGGAGGGGGAGGGGTTGGACGTGGAGGGCTCAGTGGACCGGATCGAGAGGGTGATGGGCCGCGCCGACGCGCTGAGGATGAGGACGCTGGGCGGATTGGTCGGTCTACTGAACCCGGTTCAGGCGGCGGAGCTGCTCGTCGCCCTTGCCGATTTGGAGATCGGTCTACGGGAGTACGGGCTCGAGCACGAGCACGAGCACGAGCGAGTCCCGGACGAGTGCTGA